One genomic region from Homalodisca vitripennis isolate AUS2020 chromosome 6, UT_GWSS_2.1, whole genome shotgun sequence encodes:
- the LOC124364757 gene encoding peptidyl-tRNA hydrolase 2, mitochondrial-like, protein MDTTRLAVSATSFVVGVVAALLVRVGLRGGFVKALTTGSSWRDMKMVMVVRSDLAIGRNKAAAQCAHAAINCYKRALTDAPKDLRRWETQGQTKVVVKVSGEAELMEVAENAQAEGLVAVVIHDSDSAIVLGIGPGPTALVDKVAGHLRLY, encoded by the exons ATGGATACAACGAGATTGGCAGTATCTGCGACAAGTTTTGTTGTCGGAGTGGTGGCAGCGCTGCTGGTGAGGGTAGGGCTGCGAGGAGGGTTTGTGAAGGCATTGACTACAGGAAGCTCATGGAGGGATATGAAAATGGTAATGGTGGTGCGCTCGGACCTGGCGATTGGCAGAAACAAGGCCGCAGCTCAATGTGCTCATGCTGCCATCAACTGTTACAAGAGAGCACTGACTGATGCACCAAAAGATCTGCGCCGTTGGGAGACCCAGGGCCAAACCAAG GTGGTGGTAAAGGTATCCGGAGAGGCGGAGCTAATGGAGGTGGCAGAGAATGCACAAGCTGAGGGGCTGGTTGCAGTGGTCATCCACGACTCGGACTCTGCCATAGTGCTGGGTATTGGCCCAGGACCTACTGCTCTTGTGGACAAAGTTGCTGGCCACCTCAGGCTCTATTAG